Below is a genomic region from Streptomyces ferrugineus.
TTCGACGCGCAGCAGTACGGAGAGGCGGCCGAAGCCGAAGGCGCGGAGGGTGTCCTTGGCCAGGGGATCGGTCTCGCCGAGGCCGTAGACGGTGTTGAAGAGGATCGGCCAGACCGACGCGTACGTCACGAGGGCCACCTTGGTCTCGGTGCCCGAGCCGAGCAGCAGTGAGACCAGGGGGATCAGGGCGACGGACGGCAACGGGCGCAGGAACTCGACGATCGCCCGTACGGCGGCGTCGACGACCGGCACGCTCCCGAGGACCAGGCCGATCGGTACGGCGATGGCGATGGCCAGGCCGAGACCGAGCGCCCAGGCGCGCAGCGTGGCGGCGATGCCGTCCAGGAAGACGGAGTCGCCCGCCAGTTCCGCGGCTCGCGCGAGGACGTCCGACGCGGGCGGAAGATGGCTGCGCCGTACGAACCCGGCGCGGGAGACCGCCTCGCAGGCGCCGACGGCCAGCAGTACTCCCAGAGCTCCCAGTGCGAGTTGTTCCTGGCGGGCCTTCACGTCCGCACGCCGCCGTGTCACTTGACGATCAGCGTCGCGGGGTCGATCGGCTTCTTCAGCATCCCCTGTTTCTTCATGAGGTCGGTGAGCCGGGTGAGCTGCGCGGCGTCCACGGTGGGTGGGAAGACGGGCAGGTCGATCGACTCGGCCTGTTCCTCGGTCACCTTGGTGTACGTCGGCAGCATGCCGCGGACTGCGGACGCGTCCTTCTCGGCGATCTCCACGGCCGCCTTGAGAGCCCGCCGGAACGCGGCCA
It encodes:
- a CDS encoding ABC transporter permease; amino-acid sequence: MTRRRADVKARQEQLALGALGVLLAVGACEAVSRAGFVRRSHLPPASDVLARAAELAGDSVFLDGIAATLRAWALGLGLAIAIAVPIGLVLGSVPVVDAAVRAIVEFLRPLPSVALIPLVSLLLGSGTETKVALVTYASVWPILFNTVYGLGETDPLAKDTLRAFGFGRLSVLLRVELPGTAPFIATGIRISAAVALILAVATEILSGFGEGLGIFIAQAGLATDGTRDVLAGVVWAGALGLVINGVLVWGERRLFPWTPGRRGVAR